A stretch of Anaeromyxobacter dehalogenans 2CP-1 DNA encodes these proteins:
- a CDS encoding alpha/beta family hydrolase: MSGARRLRPLVLFAPGAGAPSTSAWMERWAGHLSALGEVGRFDYPYRLAGRRSPDRLPVLLEAHRAALRTLRGRSRRPVVLAGKSMGSRVGCHLALEEEVAALVCLGYPLRGASGALRDEVLLALRAPVLFVQGTRDPLCPLDALEGVRRRMRAPSALHVVEDGNHSLEAGVRALRARGTTQAEVEARALEAVRAFLADAVR, translated from the coding sequence GTGAGCGGCGCACGGCGGCTGCGACCGCTCGTCCTGTTCGCGCCGGGCGCGGGCGCGCCGTCCACCTCGGCGTGGATGGAGCGCTGGGCCGGACACCTCTCCGCCCTCGGCGAGGTGGGCCGCTTCGACTACCCCTACCGGCTCGCCGGCCGCCGCTCCCCGGACCGGCTGCCGGTGCTGCTCGAGGCGCACCGGGCCGCGCTCCGGACGCTGCGCGGGCGCTCGCGCCGACCGGTGGTGCTGGCGGGGAAGTCGATGGGCTCGCGCGTCGGCTGCCACCTCGCGCTCGAGGAGGAGGTCGCGGCCCTGGTGTGCCTCGGCTACCCGCTGCGCGGCGCCTCGGGCGCGCTGCGCGACGAGGTGCTGCTGGCGCTCCGCGCGCCCGTCCTGTTCGTGCAGGGGACCCGCGATCCGCTCTGCCCGCTCGACGCGCTCGAGGGCGTCCGCCGGCGCATGCGCGCGCCGAGCGCGCTGCACGTGGTGGAGGACGGGAACCACTCGCTCGAGGCGGGCGTGCGCGCGCTCCGGGCCCGCGGCACTACGCAGGCGGAGGTCGAGGCCCGCGCCCTGGAGGCGGTGCGCGCCTTCCTGGCCGACGCCGTCCGCTGA
- a CDS encoding sensor histidine kinase — translation MGRALAPLLAGLLGLAGALGATLALHRAASAALDRVLEERLAGAGATAAELLGRAGADPAALRAVMAANGLEGAYLVDRDLRVLADATGAAGGRADLLRADPARVARALRGEPSVAFAYAVGDLPVATGYFPVRGPDGAPVAALALEAGQGFAAARAGLRRALWTGVALSALAALALALGAAGFARAERRSARAAARAARGEALATMAAMVAHEIRNPLGVIRGAAELVRARSGAALAPRDQEALADVLGEVERLRRLTEDFLDLARDPAIAAEPADLAELAAEAARALGRAHPSVEVALSVPPLRVRADAARVRQVLANLLENAALAGARRVAVTAGPAGPMARLEVRDDGPGVDAAVRARLFEPFASGRARGAGLGLAISRRIAERHGGALELADPGPPGAAFALTLPLEPG, via the coding sequence ATGGGCCGCGCGCTCGCGCCGCTGCTCGCCGGCCTGCTCGGACTGGCCGGCGCGCTCGGCGCGACGCTCGCGCTCCACCGCGCCGCCTCCGCGGCGCTGGATCGCGTGCTCGAGGAGCGGCTCGCCGGCGCGGGCGCCACCGCCGCCGAGCTGCTCGGGCGGGCCGGCGCGGATCCGGCCGCGCTCCGCGCGGTGATGGCCGCGAACGGGCTGGAGGGGGCGTACCTCGTCGATCGCGACCTCCGCGTGCTGGCCGACGCCACCGGCGCGGCCGGCGGGCGCGCCGATCTGCTCCGGGCGGACCCGGCGCGGGTGGCGCGCGCGCTGCGCGGCGAGCCCTCGGTGGCGTTCGCCTACGCGGTCGGGGACCTCCCGGTCGCGACCGGCTACTTCCCGGTGCGCGGGCCGGACGGCGCGCCGGTGGCCGCGCTGGCGCTCGAGGCGGGGCAGGGCTTCGCGGCCGCGCGCGCCGGGCTGCGGCGGGCGCTGTGGACGGGGGTGGCGCTCTCGGCGCTGGCCGCGCTGGCGCTGGCGCTCGGGGCGGCCGGCTTCGCGCGGGCGGAGCGGCGCTCGGCGCGGGCCGCGGCGCGGGCCGCCCGCGGCGAGGCGCTCGCGACGATGGCCGCCATGGTCGCGCACGAGATCCGCAACCCGCTCGGCGTCATCCGCGGCGCGGCCGAGCTGGTCCGCGCGCGCTCCGGGGCCGCGCTCGCGCCGCGCGACCAGGAGGCGCTCGCCGACGTGCTCGGCGAGGTGGAGCGGCTGCGCCGCCTCACCGAGGACTTCCTGGACCTGGCGCGCGACCCGGCCATCGCCGCCGAGCCGGCCGACCTCGCCGAGCTCGCCGCGGAGGCGGCGCGCGCGCTGGGCCGCGCCCACCCGTCGGTCGAGGTGGCGCTCTCGGTGCCGCCGCTCCGGGTGCGCGCCGACGCGGCGCGGGTGCGCCAGGTGCTCGCGAACCTGCTCGAGAACGCGGCGCTGGCCGGGGCGCGCCGGGTCGCGGTCACCGCCGGCCCGGCCGGCCCGATGGCGCGGCTGGAGGTGCGCGACGACGGGCCGGGCGTGGACGCGGCGGTGCGCGCACGCCTGTTCGAGCCGTTCGCGAGCGGCCGCGCCCGCGGCGCCGGCCTGGGGCTCGCCATCTCCCGGCGCATCGCCGAGCGGCACGGCGGCGCGCTCGAGCTCGCCGACCCGGGCCCGCCCGGCGCGGCGTTCGCGCTCACCCTGCCGCTCGAGCCCGGATAG
- a CDS encoding PfkB family carbohydrate kinase, with protein sequence MTSPARPPLRLAVVGHVEHVTIGRVAAVPRAGEIAHLEAPRWFPGGGGGVAFWQLARSPAEVLLYTALGDDEAGAQVERALGAAGARVRVHAARRAEPHTRDLVLLTPDGERTIVVVGEPLHPRADDPLPWGALAGCDAAYFTAQDPAALRAARAARLLVVTARRREALARSGVAADVVVGSRLDAREVSARADYPMPPAALVLTEGAAGGIIETAAGVERFPAPPSPEAVGGAYGAGDSFAGALVFFLAAGLPLRDACAAAGRHGAAVLRAVDPRDGQLPLEAP encoded by the coding sequence ATGACGTCGCCCGCTCGCCCCCCGCTCCGGCTCGCCGTCGTCGGCCACGTCGAGCACGTCACCATCGGCCGCGTGGCGGCGGTGCCGCGCGCCGGCGAGATCGCGCACCTCGAGGCGCCGCGCTGGTTCCCGGGCGGCGGGGGCGGGGTCGCGTTCTGGCAGCTCGCCCGCTCGCCGGCCGAGGTGCTGCTGTACACCGCGCTCGGCGACGACGAGGCCGGCGCGCAGGTGGAGCGGGCGCTCGGCGCGGCCGGCGCGCGCGTGCGCGTGCACGCGGCGCGCCGCGCCGAGCCGCACACCCGCGACCTCGTCCTGCTCACGCCCGACGGCGAGCGGACCATCGTGGTGGTCGGCGAGCCGCTCCACCCGCGCGCCGACGACCCGCTGCCCTGGGGCGCGCTGGCCGGCTGCGACGCCGCGTACTTCACCGCGCAGGATCCCGCCGCGCTCCGCGCCGCCCGCGCGGCGCGCCTGCTGGTGGTCACCGCCCGCCGCCGCGAGGCGTTGGCCCGGTCCGGCGTGGCGGCCGACGTGGTGGTGGGGAGCCGCCTCGACGCGCGCGAGGTGAGCGCGCGCGCCGACTACCCGATGCCGCCGGCCGCGCTGGTGCTCACCGAGGGCGCGGCCGGTGGCATCATCGAGACCGCCGCCGGGGTGGAGCGCTTCCCGGCGCCGCCCTCGCCCGAGGCCGTCGGCGGCGCCTACGGCGCGGGCGACAGCTTCGCCGGCGCGCTCGTGTTCTTCCTCGCGGCCGGGCTGCCGCTCCGCGACGCCTGCGCGGCGGCGGGCCGTCACGGGGCGGCGGTGCTGCGCGCGGTGGACCCGCGCGACGGCCAGCTCCCGCTGGAGGCGCCGTGA
- the nikR gene encoding nickel-responsive transcriptional regulator NikR → MLERIGISLEDGLLEQFDKLIAEKGYVNRSEAIRDLIRDALVQRAFTESSGREERVAVVTLVYDHDSSSLAQKLAHIQHENHRAVVSALHVHMDPHNCLEVLVLRGRGKDVVAMGESLVATRGVKYGKLVPATAGHDLG, encoded by the coding sequence ATGCTGGAGCGCATCGGGATCTCGCTCGAGGACGGGCTGCTCGAGCAGTTCGACAAGCTCATCGCCGAGAAGGGCTACGTCAACCGCTCGGAGGCGATCCGCGATCTCATCCGCGACGCGCTGGTGCAGCGCGCGTTCACCGAGTCCTCGGGGCGCGAGGAGCGCGTGGCGGTGGTGACGCTGGTCTACGACCACGACTCGTCCAGCCTGGCGCAGAAGCTCGCGCACATCCAGCACGAGAACCACCGGGCGGTGGTCTCGGCCCTGCACGTCCACATGGACCCGCACAACTGCCTCGAGGTGCTGGTGCTCCGCGGGCGGGGCAAGGACGTGGTCGCGATGGGCGAGAGCCTGGTCGCGACCAGGGGCGTGAAGTACGGCAAGCTCGTGCCGGCCACCGCCGGGCACGACCTCGGCTGA
- a CDS encoding sigma-54-dependent transcriptional regulator: MSRVLVVDDEPKLGRFVQEMLELDGHEVVRAGGGVEALARLGEGAFDVVVTDLRMPQVDGLAVLRAARARTPPPEVVMMTAHGSAESAVEAMKAGAADYVTKPFPMDELRLRVRRLAEQRAAAARSAGLVARLAPDLVAESAGMRAAVAAAEQVAATDATVLLLGESGTGKSQLARLVHWRSRRAAGPLVEVHCAALPDTLLEGELFGHERGAFTGAAQRRPGHLAAADGGTLFLDEIGEIPPSTQVKLLRFLQDRSFVPLGATAPRTVDARVVAATNRDLAAAVGAGAFREDLYYRLDVFAIRVPPLRERREDVLPIAERHLAGHGVPPERLGPDARARLLERPWPGNVRELENALERALILAGEGEIRAEHVAPGAAPRAAGRAAELLVEGFGLDAFEREVIEAALARAGGNKTRAARLLGVTRRRLYSLLASHGLAVEGE, encoded by the coding sequence ATGTCCCGCGTGCTGGTGGTGGACGACGAGCCCAAGCTCGGCCGCTTCGTGCAGGAGATGCTGGAGCTGGACGGGCACGAGGTGGTGCGCGCCGGCGGCGGGGTCGAGGCGCTGGCGCGGCTCGGCGAGGGGGCGTTCGACGTGGTCGTGACCGACCTGCGCATGCCGCAGGTGGACGGCCTCGCGGTGCTCCGCGCGGCGCGCGCGCGCACCCCGCCGCCCGAGGTGGTGATGATGACCGCGCACGGCTCGGCCGAGAGCGCGGTCGAGGCCATGAAGGCGGGCGCGGCCGACTACGTGACGAAGCCGTTCCCGATGGACGAGCTGCGGCTCCGGGTGCGCCGGCTCGCCGAGCAGCGCGCCGCCGCGGCCCGGAGCGCCGGGCTGGTGGCGCGCCTCGCCCCGGACCTGGTGGCGGAGAGCGCGGGCATGCGCGCGGCGGTGGCGGCCGCCGAGCAGGTGGCGGCCACCGACGCGACCGTGCTCCTGCTCGGCGAGAGCGGCACCGGGAAGAGCCAGCTCGCGCGGCTCGTCCACTGGCGGAGCCGGCGCGCGGCCGGGCCGCTGGTGGAGGTGCACTGCGCGGCGCTGCCCGACACGCTGCTCGAGGGCGAGCTGTTCGGCCACGAGCGCGGCGCGTTCACCGGCGCGGCGCAGCGCCGCCCCGGCCACCTGGCAGCCGCCGACGGGGGCACGCTGTTCCTCGACGAGATCGGCGAGATCCCGCCGTCCACCCAGGTGAAGCTGCTCCGGTTCCTGCAGGACCGCAGCTTCGTGCCGCTCGGCGCGACCGCGCCGCGGACGGTGGACGCGCGGGTGGTGGCGGCGACGAACCGCGACCTCGCCGCGGCGGTCGGCGCGGGCGCGTTCCGCGAGGACCTCTACTACCGGCTCGACGTCTTCGCGATCCGCGTGCCGCCGCTCCGCGAGCGGCGCGAGGACGTGCTGCCCATCGCCGAGCGCCACCTGGCCGGCCACGGCGTGCCCCCCGAGCGGCTCGGCCCGGACGCGCGTGCGCGGCTGCTGGAGCGCCCCTGGCCGGGGAACGTCCGCGAGCTGGAGAACGCGCTCGAGCGCGCGCTCATCCTGGCGGGCGAGGGCGAGATCCGCGCCGAGCACGTCGCGCCCGGCGCGGCGCCGCGGGCCGCCGGGCGCGCCGCCGAGCTGCTGGTGGAGGGCTTCGGCCTGGACGCGTTCGAGCGCGAGGTGATCGAGGCCGCGCTCGCGCGCGCCGGCGGGAACAAGACCCGCGCCGCGAGGCTGCTCGGGGTGACCCGGCGCCGCCTGTACTCGCTGCTCGCGAGCCACGGGCTCGCGGTGGAGGGCGAGTAG